CATCAAGGATATTGCCGGACAAACCAATCTGCTGGCACTCAACGCCGCGATCGAGGCGGCCCGGGCCGGCGAACAAGGCCGTGGTTTTGCGGTGGTGGCCGATGAAGTGCGCAAACTGGCTGAGCGGACATCAAGCGCAACAACTGAAATCGAGCAAATGATTGCCGGAATTCAGCATGAAACCGAAGGTGCTGTCCGCACCATGGATGCCGCCCTGCCAGAAGTCGAGCGGGGCGCAGAACTGGCCGCTTCGGCTGCTGACTCGCTGACCAGCATCGAAAGCGGAGCACACCAGACACTTGACCGGATCCGTGAAGTCGCAGGCTCGACGCGCGAACAGAGTGCGACCTCGACATCGATTGCCCAACGCGTCGAGGAAATTGCCAACATGGTTGAGCAAACCAGCCACAGCATGTCCGGCATGAGCCAGTCGGCCAGCAGTCTTGAAGCGGTTGCCGTGAATCTCGAACAGATCGTCGGACGTTTCCGCACCTGATCGGTTCAAACCGGCTTCGCCTCGGCGGAGTCCGGTAAAATTGGCGGTTTTCGGCTTTCTGGCTGCGGTCGACCGCAGTGATTGCTGTAACCCTCACCGGAAACCGCCATGTCCTCCCTGCCACTTGTCAGCGCCATAGAAAAAGCCTTCTCGGCCCGCCAGACTCTCATCGAATCACTGCACGGCGAAAAAACCAACGCCTACCGGCTTTTCAACGGCAGCACCGAAAATCACCCCGGTCTCACGGTCGACCGCTACGGTGAGCTGCTTTTGATCCAGACCTTTCACGCACCGCTCGAAGCCGATGAGCGGATCGCCATCGAAAATTATTACGCGAGCGCCCTGCCCGGCCTGATCACAGTTTACAACGACCGCAGCCAGAGCAATTCGCGCATTGCCAACCCGCTGCAAGGCCAGGAGCAGGCAGAGGCCGAAAAGCAGCGGCAATTCAGTGAGCTGGGTTTGAATTACCTGGTCCAAGGCCGCCACAGCGGGCAGGACCCCTGGCTTTTCCTCGACATGCGCGCCGGTCGTCGGCGCATTCTTCAGGAAGCCGCCGGCAAGAGCGTTCTCAACCTGTTTGCCTATACCTGCGGAATCGGCGTTGCGGCAGCCAAGGCGGGTGCAACGCACGTGGTCAACGTCGATTTTGCCGAATCAAATCTCAACGTCGGCAAGGAAAACGCCCGGCTGAACGATTTGCCGATACGCATGCGCTTCGTCCAGAGCGATGCCTTTGCTGCCATGCGCCAATTCGCCGGCATCGGCCAGGCCAGCATGGTGCGCGGCAAACGCATGCCGGCTTTTCCAAAACTGGAAGCCAAGCGCTTTGATCTCGTTTTTCTCGATCCGCCACGCTACGCCAAAAGCGCTTTTGGCGTGGTCGACATCGTCAATGACTACGCGGCCTTGATGAAGCTGGCGCTGGCGTGCACCCACGAGGGCGGAACCTTGATCTGCTGCAACAATGCAGCCCAATTGTCGCGTGAAATATGGGGCGACCAGTTACTGCGTTGCGCCAAGAAAGCAGGTCGAACGGTACGGGAAATCGAATGGATCCAGCCAGAGTCTGACTTTCCGAGCCACGATGGTCAGCCGCCACTGAAAATCGCCTTATTGCGAGTGTGAAAAGAATAAAACACATCAGTAAAAAATGTAGTTGTTTTGACATTTTCACCCTAAAATCTGACAAAGGTTCGATGCTCTACGCATCGTCCATGCCGCACAGAGGATTCGCCGACTTTAACCGCCAGCCTTCCCGGACGCATGCCCAAACGCAGAACGCCCTTGTCAGATTTACATGTTCGAAGCGTGCTTCTTGTCGCCTTGCTGCAACTTCCAATGCAGGCGAGTAGCGCCGATTCGGATGAGGATATTTTCTTCTCCGAACTGCCAATTGTCGCTTTGGCCAGCCGCCTGACACAACGCCTGCAAGACGCCCCAAGCTCGATGACCATTCTCGACCGGGAAATCATCAAGGCATCCGGGGCTCGCGACCTGAATGACCTGCTCAGGCTGGTCCCCGGCTTTCAAACCTTTCCCAACAACACAGAACCAACCCGGGTGAGCTATCACGGCCTGACCGACGAGGATTTCTCGCCTCGCGTCCAGGTGCTGATCGATGATCGATCGCAGTATTCGCCGCTATTCCGCAGCGGCGTCAATTGGAACGTCCTACCCATCGCCATCGAAGACATCGAACGCATCGAGATCGTACGC
The sequence above is drawn from the Dechloromonas sp. TW-R-39-2 genome and encodes:
- a CDS encoding class I SAM-dependent rRNA methyltransferase, whose amino-acid sequence is MSSLPLVSAIEKAFSARQTLIESLHGEKTNAYRLFNGSTENHPGLTVDRYGELLLIQTFHAPLEADERIAIENYYASALPGLITVYNDRSQSNSRIANPLQGQEQAEAEKQRQFSELGLNYLVQGRHSGQDPWLFLDMRAGRRRILQEAAGKSVLNLFAYTCGIGVAAAKAGATHVVNVDFAESNLNVGKENARLNDLPIRMRFVQSDAFAAMRQFAGIGQASMVRGKRMPAFPKLEAKRFDLVFLDPPRYAKSAFGVVDIVNDYAALMKLALACTHEGGTLICCNNAAQLSREIWGDQLLRCAKKAGRTVREIEWIQPESDFPSHDGQPPLKIALLRV